The proteins below are encoded in one region of Serinus canaria isolate serCan28SL12 chromosome W, serCan2020, whole genome shotgun sequence:
- the LOC127060962 gene encoding uncharacterized protein LOC127060962, translating into MGQLEERPFLQPLNLRFGGKELDHQFLYMPNCPKSLFGRDLLSLLNMKILFEDGRVKVEVPEEEIAKLFVIREVEPTPIPEEVEQAVVPWVWETGVPGKSKAAQPVIVELKEGVQPVRIKQYPIKLEAKEGVAPLIAQFLTQGILEECESEYNTPIFPVKKPNGKYRLVQDLRAINNIVKDIHPVVANPYTLLTSVSEKFKWFTVIDLKDAFFCIPLALQSRKYFAFEWDSPDTGRKKQLTWTRLPQGYKNSPTIFGNQLAKELEEWKMTEVRDSPFSYVILQYVDDIFLATEEKELCLKLTIALLNMLGQAGYRVSKEKAQLIKESVIYLGCEIIQGQRRLGINRVEAICAIPLPRSHQELRSFLGMVGWCRLWIPNFGLLAKPLYEALKEPQLNWDRSRKNAFQNLKQALKEAPALGLPDLSKDFQLYVNERQKLALGVLTQRIGSWKRPVGYFSKQLDTVSAGWPSCLRAVTATVILIQEARKLTMGKKMEVFVPHMVLAVLEQKGGHWLSSSRMLQYQAILREQDDVELKITNHINPAEFLRSEQEEGELAHDCVEVIEQVYASRIDLKDTPMEDPDWELFTDGSSYVENGTRYAGYAVVTVHTIVEAKALPPGTSAQRAEIIGLTRALVLSTGTKVNIWTDSKYAFGVIHVHGALWKERGLLSSQGTSIKYKEEILALLEAVHRPKKVAVMHVRGHRKEEGKIYQGNDLADVTARKVAREVWTQMALIPVKVSPVNPYLNQAPKYTIDDEKLAMLLNAQKNMTGWYVTTTGQVVVPAKIMKVILETEHNKCHWGAEMLVKFLRREIVSNQMLTLAKRVNAMCPVCLKNNPIVRKQIQLGKLQVGPEPGDYWQVDFSELPKAQNFKYMIVYVCTFSGWPEAYPCRTNQAKEVVRTLLKEIIPRFGVPLGLSSDRGPHFIAGIVQTVARMLDISWDLHTPWRPQSSGQVERMNQTLKGQIKKICQEAKMQWPQALPLALLRIRIKPRERLGVSPYEILYGKPYHATVLKGDLHVQGDQVIFNYVMSLNRTLNSLRGALQWNRPLPLENPVHNIQPGDRVYVKNWFTDPLKETWDGPYQVILTTYTAIKVAGIDTWIHYTRVKKIPTQWETQMVSPTQMIFRAKPHS; encoded by the coding sequence ATGGGCCAGTTGGAAGAAAGGCCGTTCCTACAGCCATTAAATTTGAGATTTGGGGGGAAGGAATTAGATCATCAATTTTTATATATGCCCAATTGCCCTAAGTCACTATTTGGGAGGGATTTGCTATCTCTTTTGAACatgaaaattctgtttgaaGATGGAAGAGTTAAAGTAGAAGttcctgaagaagaaatagCCAAATTATTCGTGATTAGAGAAGTTGAACCCACCCCTATCCCTGAGGAGGTAGAACAGGCTGTGGTACCATGGGTATGGGAAACGGGAGTCCCGGGGAAGTCTAAAGCTGCTCAACCAGTAATAGTAGAGTTAAAAGAAGGGGTACAACCTGTAAGGATAAAACAGTATCCTATTAAACTTGAAGCCAAAGAAGGGGTTGCTCCTCTCATAGCACAATTTCTAACACAAGGAATACTGGAAGAATGTGAATCAGAATACAACACCCCCATTTTTCCCGTAAAGAAACCTAATGGTAAGTATAGATTGGTACAGGATTTACGGGCAATTAATAACATTGTTAAGGATATTCACCCAGTGGTTGCAAATCCATATACTTTGTTAACATCTGTGTCTGAAAAGTTTAAATGGTTTACTGTAATTGATTTGAAGGATGCATTCTTCTGCATTCCCCTGGCATTGCAAAGTAGGAAATATTTCGCCTTCGAATGGGATAGCCCAGACACCGGTCGCAAGAAGCAACTCACCTGGACGAGATTACCCCAAGGCTACAAGAACAGTCCAACGATATTTGGGAATCAGTTGGCAAAAGAATTGGAAGAATGGAAGATGACTGAGGTAAGAGACTCGCCGTTCTCATACGTGATTTTACAGTATGTCGATGATATCTTTCTagccacagaagagaaagaactgTGTTTAAAGCTTACCATAGCATTGCTGAATatgctgggccaggctggatatcgagtatcaaaagaaaaagcacagctgaTAAAGGAAAGTGTGATTTACCTGGGTTGTGAAATCATTCAGGGTCAGAGACGGTTGGGAATCAACCGAGTGGAGGCCATTTGTGCCATCCCGCTCCCGAGAAGTCACCAAGAATTAAGATCTTTCTTGGGGATGGTAGGATGGTGTCGATTGTGGATTCCAAATTTCGGGTTACTAGCGAAACCATTGTATGAGGCCCTGAAGGAACCACAGCTGAACTGGGACAGGTCAAGGAAGAATGCTTTCCAAAACTTAAAACAAGCCCTGAAGGAGGCCCCGGCTTTAGGGCTCCCGGATTTGAGCAAGGACTTTCAGTTGTATgtaaatgaaagacaaaagctGGCTCTGGGAGTACTAACCCAACGGATCGGGTCATGGAAACGCCCGGTGGGATACTTCTCGAAGCAGCTGGACACTGTCAGTGCTGGTTGGCCGTCATGCTTGCGGGCAGTTACGGCCACGGTGATCCTCATTCAAGAAGCCAGAAAATTGACGATGGGCAAGAAAATGGAGGTATTTGTACCCCATATGGTACTGGCTGTTTTGGAACAAAAGGGGGGTCACTGGTTATCATCTAGCCGAATGCTGCAGTACCAAGCAATATTGAGAGAGCAGGATGATGTAGAATTGAAAATAACTAATCATATTAATCCAGCAGAATTTCTCCGCAGTgaacaggaggagggagaattGGCGCATGATTGTGTGGAGGTCATCGAGCAGGTATACGCTAGTCGGATAGATCTTAAAGACACACCGATGGAAGATCCAGACTGGGAACTGTTCACGGACGGATCAAGTTACGTGGAAAATGGTACCAGGTATGCAGGGTATGCCGTGGTGACTGTTCATACGATTGTAGAGGCAAAAGCTTTACCTCCTGGTACCTCAGCCCAGAGGGCAGAAATAATTGGGCTTACACGAGCCCTAGTCCTCAGTACTGGaacaaaagtaaatatttggaCTGACTCTAAATATGCCTTCGGGGTAATCCATGTACATGGGGCATTGTGGAAGGAGAGAGGACTACTCAGTTCACAGGGAACATCTATCAAGTACAAAGAAGAAATCTTAGCTTTGCTGGAAGCAGTACACAGACCGAAAAAGGTTGCGGTAATGCATGTGAGAGGACATcgaaaggaggaaggaaaaatttacCAAGGAAATGATTTGGCTGATGTGACAGCTCGAAAGGTGGCTCGAGAGGTATGGACTCAGATGGCATTAATACCAGTCAAGGTAAGCCCAGTAAATCCCTACCTAAACCAGGCACCTAAATATACAATAGACGATGAGAAGTTGGCAATGTTATTGAATGCACAAAAGAACATGACTGGATGGTATGTAACAACAACGGGACAGGTCGTGGTACcagcaaaaataatgaaagtcaTTTTGGAAACAGAACATAACAAATGCCATTGGGGTGCAGAGATGCTCGTAAAATTCTTAAGGAGAGAAATAGTTTCAAACCAGATGTTAACACTTGCAAAACGGGTGAATGCAATGTGCCCAGtctgtttgaaaaataaccCGATTGTCAGGAAACAAATTCAACTAGGGAAACTGCAGGTAGGACCGGAACCGGGAGACTATTGGCAAGTAGATTTTTCTGAGTTaccaaaagcacaaaatttcaAGTACATGATAGTGTATGTCTGTACCTTTTCAGGATGGCCAGAAGCTTACCCCTGTAGGACAAATCAGGCTAAGGAAGTGGTTAGGACACTGCTTAAAGAAATCATTCCCAGGTTCGGGGTACCTCTAGGGTTGTCGTCGGATAGAGGTCCACATTTTATAGCTGGGATTGTGCAAACAGTAGCTAGGATGTTGGACATATCTTGGGACTTGCATACACCTTGGCGACCTCAATCAAGTGGTCAGGTTGAAAGAATGAATCAAACACTGAAAGGGCAAATCAAGAAAATTTGCCAGGAAGCTAAAATGCAATGGCCGCAAGCATTACCGTTAGCTTTATTGCGAATCAGGATAAAGCCCAGGGAGAGGTTGGGGGTAAGTCCTTATGAGATTCTATATGGGAAACCTTATCATGCTACCGTACTAAAGGGAGATCTACATGTACAAGGGGACCAAGTGATATTTAATTATGTAATGTCACTAAACAGAACTCTCAACAGCCTACGGGGAGCCCTGCAGTGGAACCGACCCCTACCACTGGAGAATCCAGTCCATAACATCCAACCTGGCGACCGAGTGTATGTGAAAAATTGGTTCACGGATCCACTGAAGGAAACATGGGATGGCCCCTACCAAGTGATCCTGACGACCTACACAGCAATAAAGGTGGCGGGAATCGACACCTGGATCCACTACACTCGAGTCAAGAAAATTCCAACACAATGGGAGACTCAGATGGTCTCCCCGACACAAATGATATTTCGCGCAAAACCGCATTCTTAA
- the LOC127060963 gene encoding uncharacterized protein LOC127060963 — MPFKAFKTMVESNNNIPGNTPLGCLLKRWRSEGFYQDLEKEKMIDYCNHWWPEYERVGPEWPLNGSVDYEVITPLMQFLKQNEKWDEVPYLDLFYLLREKKEWQKECGIMVLELKSSECGGCKEKLKCTQCLALTSQPEEDLSLLVAPNVPPAPASASLSSYPPLPRDSSSDDSEEEKPGERKRERKIPNATIKLQPHTPSPGPSGNVQRTPLANRTRQGRKNLGEPKLIAPLREAVGPQGDRVLIKVPFSPGDLVIWKQSAGSYREDPERVARVVKMIIRTQNPDWNDLQVLLDTLMDSTEKEMVLKAAKERAREAIRLQLAEGTVNDLVPSEDPGWDPNTSGGMGAIKEYQELLLEGIRTGMPKTLNWSKLYSVRQDKSESPSAFLERLKETARKYTNLEVEDEPGKLQLALIFMGQSQDDIRKKLQKLEGEDTRNLDKMLEVAWKVYNNREKETAKKQQAGILAVIQQAGNRGRGGGGSMRGRGMGRGRGGFQNTGGRGQILGPNQCAFCRQVGHWKNECPMRNGMNGVGANSSAVNNNPVGYPMTPREVAQAMVLGNYQNQS; from the coding sequence ATGCCATTTAAAGCGTTTAAAACTATGGTCGAGTCTAACAACAACATACCGGGAAATACTCCGCTAGGGTGCTTATTAAAGCGGTGGAGGAGTGAAGGATTTTATCAGgatttggagaaggaaaagatgattGATTATTGTAATCATTGGTGGCCAGAATATGAAAGGGTAGGGCCAGAGTGGCCGTTGAATGGGTCTGTGGATTATGAGGTAATTACTCCTTTAATGCAGTTTctaaaacaaaatgagaaatgggaTGAGGTGCCGTACTTGGACTTATTCTATCTCctaagggagaaaaaggagtggCAGAAGGAATGTGGAATAATGGTTTTGGAGTTAAAGAGTTCGGAATGCGGAGGGTGTAAAGAAAAACTTAAATGTACTCAATGTTTGGCTCTAACCTCCCAACCAGAGGAGGATTTATCCCTGCTCGTGGCTCCAAAtgttcccccagctcctgcttcgGCTTCCCTTTCTTCGTACCCGCCGTTACCTAGAGATAGTAGTAGCGATGAtagtgaggaagaaaaaccgggggagagaaagagggaacgCAAGATTCCTAACGCAACTATAAAATTACAGCCTCATACCCCCTCTCCCGGCCCTTCTGGAAATGTGCAAAGAACTCCTCTTGCGAACAGGACAAGGCAAGGGCGGAAAAATCTTGGGGAGCCCAAGCTAATAGCTCCCTTAAGGGAAGCAGTGGGACCCCAAGGAGATAGGGTACTGATAAAGGTGCCCTTTTCTCCCGGAGACCTGGTAATTTGGAAGCAGTCTGCGGGAAGCTATCGGGAGGATCCAGAAAGGGTGGCGCGGGTGGTAAAAATGATAATTAGAACACAAAACCCGGACTGGAATGATTTGCAGGTGTTGTTAGACACTTTAATGGACTCCACAGAAAAGGAGAtggttttaaaagcagcaaaggagagaGCTAGAGAGGCTATAAGGTTGCAATTAGCAGAAGGAACCGTGAATGATTTAGTGCCGAGTGAAGATCCGGGATGGGATCCAAATACAAGCGGGGGTATGGGTGCAATTAAAGAATACCAAGAATTGTTGCTGGAAGGAATCAGAACCGGTATGCCTAAGACGTTGAACTGGTCTAAACTGTATTCGGTGAGACAGGATAAAAGCGAGTCCCCATCAGCATTCTTGGAAAGATTAAAGGAAACTGCCAGAAAATATACTAATTTAGAAGTGGAGGATGAGCCAGGGAAGCTACAGCTCGCATTAATATTTATGGGGCAATCTCAGGATGATATCcgaaagaaattacagaaattagaGGGAGAGGATACCCGCAACTTGGATAAAATGCTGGAGGTAGCCTGGAAAGTATATAATAATAGGGAAAAAGAGACTgccaagaagcagcaggcagggattcTGGCAGTAATCCAGCAAGCTGGAAACAGAGGGAGAGGCGGAGGTGGATCTATGCGGGGCCGAGGAATGGGTCGCGGTAGGGGAGGATTTCAAAACACTGGGGGACGGGGACAAATTCTGGGACCTAACCAGTGTGCCTTTTGCCGTCAGGTAGGCCATTGGAAGAACGAATGTCCAATGAGGAACGGGATGAACGGGGTGGGAGCGAACAGCAGTGCGGTAAATAATAATCCAGTGGGCTATCCGATGACTCCAAGAGAGGTCGCTCAAGCTATGGTCTTGGGAAATTATCAGAATCAGAGCTGA